The genomic window TAGAATCTTACCAATGCTACTTCCATAATACCACACAAATAGTGTATCATAGCTAATCTTTAGAATCCACACCTGCCACGCATACGCCATAGCAAAGCTTCTAAACGCTTCATAATCGCTATTAACCTCACTCATTTGTGAGAGTGTATCTAAATGGATAAGCGTAAATATAAAAGAGAGTAACACAACATCAATAAGCCACGCTAAAGAGCGCAATGTCTTATCGGCAAGATGCAGATTCTCCCTCTCTAGCATATCTAAAATTTGCTCTTCGTCCATACCTTTACTCCAAGTCCTTTTGTTGTGCCACTCTTCGCCAAAGAAGTAGATTTAATGTGTGTCTAGTCTGCATTTTTTAACGCCCTGTAAGCAATATCATCTCTAAAGTGCATACCCTCAAAAAATACATTTTTTAGAATCTTGTAGGCATTATCTCGTGCTTGTTTTAAGCTTGAAGCAAGTCCCACAGCCAAAAGCACTCGCCCGCCATTCGCTATGAGTTGCCCTTGTGAATCTACACTCACTCCCGCATACACAATATGCCCTAGATGCTCATCAAAGTTTTGAATCTTAATAGGCACAGAGGCGCTTGAAGTATAAGGATAATCTTTTGATGAAGCCACTACTGCTACTGCATATTGATGTTTTAATTCACAATGGAGTTGTCCTACTCTACCTTCAATACAATGCAAAATGATATCAAGCAAAGACGTTTGTAACATAGGCATTAGCACTTCGCATTCAGGGTCGCCAAATCGCACATTAAATTCTAGCAAATATGGCTCTAACTCACCATTTTTTTCTACCACCATAATCCCACCAAAAAGCACTCCCTCAAATGGTGTGCCATTCTTACGCATTGAATCAAGTGTGGGAGCAATAATGCGCTGCTTAATTTTATCCATTAGATTCTCATCACATAAGGGGGTGGGCGTATATGCGCCCATACCACCGGTATTTGGTCCTTTATCTCCTGAAAGCAGCCGCTTATGATCTTGACACGCGGGGAGCATTACAAAATCTTTCCCATCACAAAGCGCAAAGACAGAAAGTTCATATCCATCTAAAAATTCCTCGACCACGACAC from Helicobacter typhlonius includes these protein-coding regions:
- a CDS encoding RDD family protein; this encodes MDEEQILDMLERENLHLADKTLRSLAWLIDVVLLSFIFTLIHLDTLSQMSEVNSDYEAFRSFAMAYAWQVWILKISYDTLFVWYYGSSIGKILCKMRVVSVDLLDKPTFIYTLLRACGKYVGESLLFVTYVFGLGDKCARTLHDRFAKTLVVAY
- the purD gene encoding phosphoribosylamine--glycine ligase; protein product: MQERILIIGNGGREYAIGLALKQDSRIESLYFAPGNGATHNLGQNLPYKTTQDILESITKYNITLVVVGPEAPLGEGLSDDLRAHNVRVFAPSKAAAALELSKAYMKDFVSKAEIPTARYIQSSDFDYICAFIDTLTPPIVVKADGLCGGKGVIIAQSYEEARQSVKDMLSGTAFGEAGKCVVVEEFLDGYELSVFALCDGKDFVMLPACQDHKRLLSGDKGPNTGGMGAYTPTPLCDENLMDKIKQRIIAPTLDSMRKNGTPFEGVLFGGIMVVEKNGELEPYLLEFNVRFGDPECEVLMPMLQTSLLDIILHCIEGRVGQLHCELKHQYAVAVVASSKDYPYTSSASVPIKIQNFDEHLGHIVYAGVSVDSQGQLIANGGRVLLAVGLASSLKQARDNAYKILKNVFFEGMHFRDDIAYRALKNAD